One Scylla paramamosain isolate STU-SP2022 chromosome 5, ASM3559412v1, whole genome shotgun sequence genomic region harbors:
- the LOC135100907 gene encoding uncharacterized protein LOC135100907 isoform X2: MQAVVQYYSLNTLIHFEGLETTVPSDLWRTMGALPPRTTTTSTTTPAITYKGETVMWLQVDRFGGLQRAAQSEACGIEGQLLIIKLME, translated from the exons ATGCAGGCAGTGGTGCAATATTATTCCCTCAACACTCTCATTCACTTTGAGGGCTTGGAAACCACAGTGCCTTCAGATttgtggagaa CCATGGGTGCCTTGCCtcctcgcaccaccaccacaagcaccaccactcctgccatCACCTACAAGGGGGAGACTGTGATGTGGCTGCAGGTGGATAG GTTCGGAGGCCTCCAGAGAGCTGCCCAGAGTGAAGCTTGTGGTATAGAGGGACAGCTGCTGATTATCAAGCTTATGGAGTGA
- the LOC135100907 gene encoding uncharacterized protein LOC135100907 isoform X3, which translates to MVYLVVGGSQSCASRDWKWSACLLVLCERVEGSLNTEEVLTGLRINSPTGIPECGADALRSTLCSTSFKKPSPQTMSGGGCVLR; encoded by the exons ATGGTCTACCTGGTCGTTGGCGGCAGTCAGTCGTGTGCCAGCCGTGACTGGAAGTGGAGTGCGTGTTTACTg GTACTGtgcgagagggtggaggggagccTGAATACAGAAGAGGTACTCACTGGTCTCAGGATAAACTCCCCCACAGGCATCCCAGAGTGTGGAGCTGATGCCCTTCGGTCCACCCTATGCTCCACCAGCTTCAAGA AACCGTCACCCCAAACAATGAGTGGTGGAGGGTGCGTTCTGCGTTGA
- the LOC135100907 gene encoding uncharacterized protein LOC135100907 isoform X1: MSLKLLFPLPPECSCVSVFSSLALFGEPSTSPVFVVGASTQVLCERVEGSLNTEEVLTGLRINSPTGIPECGADALRSTLCSTSFKKPSPQTMSGGGCVLR, encoded by the exons ATGTCACTGAAGTTGTTGTTTCCGCTTCCTCCTGAGTGCagctgtgtttctgtgttttcaaGTCTGGCACTGTTTGGCGAGCCTTCCACCTCCCCCGTCTTCGTTGTTGGCGCTTCCACTCAG GTACTGtgcgagagggtggaggggagccTGAATACAGAAGAGGTACTCACTGGTCTCAGGATAAACTCCCCCACAGGCATCCCAGAGTGTGGAGCTGATGCCCTTCGGTCCACCCTATGCTCCACCAGCTTCAAGA AACCGTCACCCCAAACAATGAGTGGTGGAGGGTGCGTTCTGCGTTGA